Proteins co-encoded in one Prunus persica cultivar Lovell chromosome G6, Prunus_persica_NCBIv2, whole genome shotgun sequence genomic window:
- the LOC18774025 gene encoding LOW QUALITY PROTEIN: disease resistance protein RPM1 (The sequence of the model RefSeq protein was modified relative to this genomic sequence to represent the inferred CDS: deleted 2 bases in 1 codon) yields the protein MGWLMNKEQRQTIVSVLGMGGSGKTTLVARAFTNDAVKSHFECYAWITVSQSYVIEDLLRRLIKEFHKARKEEVPADINVMSYNELLEILVNYLETKRYLVVLDDVWDILLWERIRFSFPDKQLGSRVMLTTRREDIASYSFGVESHVHKIPSLGKSVAWELFSMKAFSSYHNKSCSPELLPLARELVEKCEGLPLAIVALSGLLSSKKSLTEWSRVYNDGIKE from the exons atggGATGGCTGATGAACAAAGAGCAACGCCAAACTATTGTCTCCGTGTTGGGGATGGGAGGATCAGGCAAGACAACTCTAGTTGCAAGGGCTTTCACCAACGACGCTGTGAAGAGCCATTTCGAGTGCTATGCTTGGATTACTGTTTCCCAATCTTACGTGATTGAAGACTTGCTTAGAAGATTGATCAAAGAATTC CACAAAGCAAGGAAAGAAGAGGTCCCTGCAGACATAAATGTCATGAGCTATAACGAATTGCTCGAGATTTTGGTGAACTACTTGGAAACTAAAAGGTACCTAGTTGTATTGGATGATGTGTGGGATATACTTCTATGGGAGAGAATAAGGTTTTCATTTCCGGATAAACAACTTGGAAGTCGAGTCATGCTTACAACTCGAAGAGAAGACATAGCATCCTATTCTTTTGGAGTTGAAAGCCATGTTCACAAGATCCCATCGCTGGGAAAGAGTGTTGCGTGGGAGCTCTTCAGCATGAAAGCATTCTCAAGTTATCATAACAAATCTTGTTCACCTGAACTTCTGCCATTAGCTCGGGAACTTGTGGAAAAGTGTGAAGGCCTACCTCTTGCAATTGTAGCCTTAAGTGGTCTTTTGTCTTCTAAAAAGTCACTCACAGAGTGGAGCAGAGTCTACAATGATGGAATAAAAGAATGA